The following are from one region of the Moritella sp. 24 genome:
- a CDS encoding aspartate aminotransferase family protein, with amino-acid sequence MMKNSNQNSNQNSDWSDVFVHLDPKAQPHYLNAIEHSARELSAMFTAVEAPYSGLEPATLNEQIMAMPIGNAPIAPLADIISNNVNLIGKNSIIVQHPHCIAHLHTPPLIPALAAETIISALNQSMDSWDQASSATYVEQKMTDWLCELFGYNLEQSATNNGADGVFTSGGTQSNLMGLLLARDRAVEQISGESVQKDGLPSYAKKLRILCSQTSHFTVQKSASLMGLGERAVVTVATDEFGCLDINALNATIADLESQDLIPFCVVGTAGTTDLGAIDDLQAIAAISEQHNMWFHVDGAYGGALILSSHKGRLAGIELADSISTDFHKLFFQPISCGALLIRDNHNFKYLLHHADYLNRETDELPNLVDKSIATTKRFDALKLLMSMQALGTDKFGAMYDHLISLTQDVAALVIATDKFDLLAQPQLSTVLFRFNHLSTNQNDVTTEHEEEISMINQRLRLDLLTAGQAVLGETKINGYTCLKLTILNPCLQLSDFEGLFTKIADFAAEQAYIK; translated from the coding sequence ATGATGAAAAACTCAAACCAAAACTCAAATCAAAATAGTGATTGGTCTGATGTATTCGTACATCTAGATCCTAAAGCACAGCCGCATTACCTTAATGCTATCGAGCATTCTGCACGCGAATTATCAGCGATGTTTACTGCTGTTGAAGCACCGTATTCAGGGCTTGAACCAGCAACATTGAATGAGCAAATCATGGCAATGCCAATTGGTAATGCGCCGATTGCTCCCTTGGCTGACATCATTTCAAACAATGTTAACCTCATTGGTAAAAACTCAATTATTGTGCAACATCCGCACTGTATTGCGCATTTACACACACCACCGTTAATCCCTGCGCTTGCTGCTGAAACGATTATTTCGGCATTAAATCAATCTATGGATTCATGGGACCAAGCGTCTTCTGCTACCTACGTAGAACAGAAAATGACAGATTGGTTATGTGAGTTATTCGGTTATAACCTTGAGCAGTCTGCAACAAATAATGGCGCTGATGGTGTGTTTACCAGTGGTGGTACACAAAGTAATTTAATGGGTTTGTTATTAGCACGTGATCGCGCAGTGGAACAAATCTCAGGTGAAAGCGTCCAGAAAGACGGTTTACCAAGTTACGCGAAAAAGCTACGTATCTTGTGTTCACAAACAAGTCATTTTACCGTGCAAAAATCAGCATCGTTAATGGGACTGGGTGAACGTGCGGTTGTTACTGTTGCGACTGACGAGTTTGGTTGTTTAGATATTAACGCGCTAAACGCAACGATTGCAGACCTAGAGTCGCAAGACTTGATCCCATTCTGTGTGGTTGGTACAGCTGGTACCACAGACCTTGGTGCGATTGATGATTTACAAGCGATAGCAGCGATCAGTGAGCAACACAATATGTGGTTCCACGTTGATGGTGCTTATGGCGGTGCATTGATCTTAAGTTCACACAAAGGGCGTCTGGCTGGTATTGAGCTAGCGGATTCGATCAGTACTGACTTCCACAAATTGTTCTTCCAACCGATTAGCTGTGGCGCATTGTTGATTCGTGATAATCACAACTTCAAATATTTGTTACATCACGCTGATTACCTGAATCGTGAAACTGACGAACTACCAAACTTGGTGGATAAGTCTATTGCCACGACTAAGCGTTTTGATGCGTTAAAACTGTTGATGTCTATGCAGGCGTTAGGTACGGATAAATTTGGTGCGATGTACGATCACCTGATTAGTCTAACGCAAGATGTGGCTGCGTTAGTAATTGCGACCGACAAGTTTGACCTGCTTGCACAACCACAATTAAGCACTGTGCTATTCAGGTTCAATCATTTATCTACAAATCAGAACGATGTAACAACTGAGCACGAAGAAGAAATCAGCATGATCAATCAGCGTTTACGTTTAGATCTGTTAACAGCAGGACAAGCAGTATTGGGCGAAACCAAAATTAATGGTTACACCTGCTTAAAACTGACGATTTTGAATCCATGTTTACAGCTAAGTGATTTTGAAGGCCTGTTTACTAAGATAGCTGACTTTGCTGCAGAACAAGCTTATATCAAATAG
- a CDS encoding zinc ribbon domain-containing protein YjdM, producing MSLPPCPICKSEFVYEDQTQLICPECAHEWNSSEVLEDTFIVKDANGTQLQEGDKLTLAKDLKVKGSSLILKVGTKAVIKRIIEGKDHQLDCKVDGVGEMLVTAKFVKRV from the coding sequence ATGTCTCTGCCTCCTTGCCCAATATGTAAATCTGAATTCGTTTACGAAGATCAAACCCAGTTAATTTGCCCAGAATGTGCTCATGAGTGGAATTCATCTGAAGTGCTTGAGGATACATTCATTGTCAAAGATGCTAACGGCACACAATTGCAAGAAGGTGATAAGTTAACGTTAGCTAAAGACCTTAAAGTGAAAGGTAGCTCGTTAATACTTAAAGTCGGTACCAAAGCGGTGATTAAACGTATTATTGAAGGCAAAGATCATCAGTTAGATTGTAAAGTTGATGGGGTTGGCGAGATGTTGGTGACGGCTAAGTTTGTGAAAAGAGTATAA
- a CDS encoding carboxynorspermidine synthase, whose amino-acid sequence MSVLQIGAGGVGWVIAHKCAQNNDVFGDITIASRTIAKCDKIITSVHHRDNLKDKTRSLVSREINVDNKDELIALIEEVNPDLVINAGPPWVNVAIMAACVATKTAYLDTSVATDLCSEGQQVPEAYDPQWAFREDFEKAGITGILGAGFDPGVVSVFATYAYKHLFDEIDSIDVMDVNAGDHGQRFATNFDPETNMLEILGDSFYYENKEWHQVPCHSRVMEFDFPVVGQQKVYSMAHDEVRSLAEFIPAKRIEFWMGFSDNYLKYFNVMRDIGLLSQVPVTTTDGITVEPLKVLKAILPDPTSLAEGYTGKTCIGTWVRGTKGGKPRSVFVYNICDHEEAYKEVEHQAISYTTGVPAITAALLYFQGKWSDAGLFNVEQLNPDDFLELMPRIGLTWEVQELDCE is encoded by the coding sequence ATGTCTGTATTACAAATTGGTGCTGGTGGTGTTGGTTGGGTTATTGCGCATAAATGTGCACAAAACAATGACGTGTTTGGTGATATTACAATTGCTTCACGCACAATCGCTAAATGTGACAAGATCATCACAAGCGTTCATCACCGCGACAACTTAAAAGACAAGACTCGCAGCTTAGTATCACGTGAAATCAACGTTGATAACAAAGATGAGCTAATCGCACTTATCGAAGAAGTAAATCCAGATTTAGTCATTAATGCCGGTCCTCCATGGGTGAACGTAGCAATCATGGCTGCGTGTGTAGCAACTAAAACTGCTTACCTAGACACATCTGTTGCAACGGACCTATGTAGCGAAGGCCAGCAAGTACCAGAAGCTTATGATCCACAATGGGCATTCCGTGAAGACTTCGAAAAAGCCGGTATCACAGGTATTCTAGGTGCTGGTTTTGATCCAGGTGTCGTAAGCGTATTTGCAACGTATGCATACAAGCATTTGTTTGACGAAATCGACAGCATCGACGTAATGGATGTAAACGCGGGTGATCACGGTCAACGCTTTGCAACTAACTTTGATCCAGAAACAAACATGTTAGAGATCTTAGGTGATTCGTTCTACTACGAGAACAAAGAATGGCACCAAGTACCTTGCCATAGCCGCGTAATGGAATTTGATTTCCCTGTTGTTGGACAACAAAAAGTTTACTCAATGGCGCATGATGAAGTACGTTCATTAGCAGAGTTTATTCCTGCAAAACGTATTGAATTCTGGATGGGTTTCTCTGATAACTACCTTAAATACTTCAACGTAATGCGTGATATCGGTTTATTAAGCCAAGTTCCAGTTACGACAACTGACGGCATTACAGTTGAGCCACTTAAAGTATTAAAAGCGATCTTACCGGATCCAACGTCACTTGCAGAAGGTTACACAGGCAAAACATGTATCGGCACATGGGTTCGTGGTACGAAGGGTGGCAAGCCACGTAGCGTATTTGTATACAACATCTGTGATCACGAAGAAGCATATAAAGAAGTTGAGCATCAAGCAATTTCTTATACAACGGGTGTTCCTGCAATCACTGCAGCACTACTTTACTTCCAAGGTAAGTGGAGTGATGCTGGTTTATTCAACGTAGAACAACTTAACCCAGATGACTTCTTAGAATTGATGC